ctATAAGGTTTGTCTATTATGGTTCCAAAGTGTGGCTGTTTCCGTAAATTTTACTTGCCTTGTGATTTGCAAAGCAAGTGCATTTAGACAATTTAatgatatataaattaattgataataatatattcaaatttgaGTTACGACAATTTAATAGTCTGATTAACTTGCAAAAACATTAATCAGAATGTTTTTAATCAGAAATTATATTTCTATTCAAAACTCATTTGCATTGTAACtcagaactgttcattttaaagcaaaaaatatatataataaatgccaGGTTTGTTGTGCATTtactatagtaaaaacaattattattaaaggggtcctgttatgttattttacaaaatttagattttgttttggggCTATACTAGAACAGGCTTTCATACTAGGATGTTATATACatagaaatatatacattattacaatacctctctccccagtctggcatgaacggctCAAATATTTCCTGaatcaaatgaaggcccgccttctaAAATATGAGATGTacctgtgattggttagctgggccagtgtgtgttgtgataggCTCCAGTCGGCGTCTGGTAAGGAAATGTCATGCCTCTTACCAAAGCTGCCTGCTGCGAGCTTCAGTTTAAATATCACGCAACATCAATTTGAGCACAATTTAAACccagatgattgtaaccactcttaAGTTTGTCCGTCTTGGGAACAGTAGCGCGTCTCCaacatagtgataacactcgttGTCTTCTCTTatacagctcaaccaggtctcgtcctATTCGtcgatatttgtgatatcacaaatctctgaaaatatgcattgtagtccAAATGAGTCATTCGTTGTAGTTTTAAAAAAgtgatttcttttaaataaaatactcctttgaagtggactttgagctGTGTAATTTTGTGCCCCGTAGATGGTCTGATCGCATGCTTTAATCTCGTGCACGAGCAGAACCTTTCCTCTCTGGAGAAGAGTTCAGTCTTTGCTCTTGCAAATTCCGCCGTGAATGTAAATAGAGAATCAGCCATGGCGCGAACGCAACTTGtctttaaagggaatgggagatcagactctgattggtttattacaCGTTACGTCCAAAACACCCatgactcattaagagaatagatACAACTCTGCACCCGGCACGCCGACTGTTTTTTCCCTTTGTTAAACTAACAAAAGTGGATTCAGACATGCCCTTAGTGTACTTGCACTGTGTGCTTCAGACCATGcacttagatcgttaaaatagggtcCATGGTCTGGATTACCCCTCATTGATGCAATTTAAGACATCTATCTTAAGAAATTGCTTCTTAAGAGTTGTCACATAGAATGAACCGACCCCAGGAAAAATGATGTCGTCACTGGTCGCCTAAGCATGTGAAGTGGGATGATACTCATTGTGTTAATGCTACACATGGATTCATCCTGTCAGAGCCTGGGCTTGCTGCACTGTTCACTGACTTAGTCCTGCAAACACGATTTGCCATAGACCTGCATGATCTCCACTGACAGATAACTCTCATCATATATGTGAGGAATTAATATTCTTATTGTGAGTTCTATGGTAGAGCGAAAGGAAACTTTGAtataagccaaaaaaaaaaaggatttgatcTGTATGGGATCATGCATATCTATAACCAAATGCGACAGTGAATTGTAGTTCATTTGATGCTTATAACATGCTTTTGCCCATACTCAGAGTTTTGTGAAACCATTCCTGCTGCAGTTTTCAACTTCTCTATCTCATACTGAGTCTCAGAACAGTTGGACTGAATCTTTAATCAGTCATAATCTGCCATTCCTCGCTTGATCTGTGTGATTCTCTCAAGAGCTTTGCAATGGCTGGGATTTATCAGTGTATGCACAATAAAAACCCTTCTCCTCTTCAAAACCAGGTTGGTTTGTGGTGTTATCACAACAGTGGCATCATTGTCTGTGATTGTACATGTGTGTAATCTTGAAACGTTTCCTAATTCACTCAAACTGGCATTGATGGTCTAGTATATTTGGTTGATATCCCAAAATACTATGATGTATTATGAAGGAAAGCTTACATGCACTTAAAATCTTTGCTACCCAAACACTGCTTGCATAGTGACACCAGTCCTTTTAGAAATGCTAAAAGTTGATGCATTATCACATTCAAATTACAAATCGAGTATTTGTTTCCCTATATTATTTTCCAAATTCCCTATGATATCTTTGAATTTACAGTGAGTCAGAAAAGTATTTGGACTCTTACATTGTGCTTAAAATGTGCTTAAAACTCTCTTGCTGTGACTCTTGTTGAACAAATGGTCATAAGGTCATTgtagtaaatttacaaaattccCACAGGCACAACAGCAGAGGAACCGCAGATGTACGCtaaagtgttttcatttttgaaagaagtctcttatgttcaccaaggctgcaattatttgatcaaaatagtaaaaacagtaatatagtgaacaattatattcaaatatagaagttattttaaaattgatgtcaaagctgaattttcaggatcattactccagtcttcagtgtcacatgatccttcagaaatccttctaatatgctattttctgcttaagaaacatttctgattataaaacgatatttttgggaaaaaaacgaatattttgtaaaattatagatGTCTTTGTCACTCTCAGTGACATTTGATTTGATATTTGGTCATTTAATGTAATGATTGGAATTAGGATTTCACACATGTGTGAATTAAGTGTTGAAATACTTTGTTGGCTCACTGTATGACTGAGTTCCCACAAACCACTTTCACAAATGCACCTCCATTAAAATCACAGGATTCACAACCTAATAATTGAAGTATGTTAAAAGGTTTTGATTGTGTTGAATGTGCAGTAGAAATGTTCTGGGACCTGAGGTGTGTCTCAATCTGCTCCCTAATGTCTCAGTATTTGTTAGATTACAGCATGAGATTAAGTTCACAATATTCTCTCTGACATCAAGAAGCTGATCGAGACACAGCCGTGGTCAGTTTGTTTATTTACCGTTTCCACATTTGACTAATGACTGTGTTTTTTTGGCTCAGGCCCATGAGGACAGTCAAGAGTCTCTGAGCCCTGTCCCACACAGAGACACCATGGGAAGCTTTCTTCCAGACAACAGCGCCTATGAGCTGCGCACTGTCATAGGTGAGGCCAAGGCTGCACTGCACTAGAACACACATCTCTGTGATTCCTCCAgctgatgagtgtgtgtgtgtgtgtgtgtgtgtctgcttgtGTAGGCCGAGGTTTGGAGAACTTGATGACAGTGAATCTGGCCAGGTGCAAACCCACAGGGGAGTATGTGGCCATCCGACGCATTGACCTGGATTCCTGTACCAATGACATGGTCAATTACTTACAGGTTAGTTACACGCTTCTCCCACGACATCTAGGAGATGGataattcatattaaaatgcaattttataaattgtataattatgatatttaaaaaattaagtataTTGATATTTTGTTATGAAATAAttccaaatgtaaaataattataatcattaatATAACAGTTTGACTCACAACTGAAATtcaggtagcactttattttacagtcctgttcctcatgtacatactatgtacttattatagtaattacaataactatgtaataactaggtactaaccctgaacctactcctaaacctaaccctaccccatgtagttaccttgtattaccagaactttcttagataaatacactgtaagtacactataagtacatgttagtacacgtactgtaaaataaagtgcaaccgaaattcatatttttgttttattcgcaaaCATTACATCACAAATAACTGTTTCAAAATAAGCTGATTTTAGCAACATATGCTTTTCTTTTGgaaaagatagatagatcgatagatggatggatggatggatggatagagagaGATTTAGTACAATGTTATTTTACTATTtagtatttatatactgtaacaatgttctttcgtgggaagaaggaggcgggaacctgcggacaatcaaaatgaaactttaattacaaaataaacacaactaaaacccaggcctggtcctctctcatccttcactgtcgtcactcctcttttgaatccttccatctcctccgtgggactcgagaccagtgagtgttgcaggtgtcgttcatttccaaTCCCTCCACCgccctcgctcctgttcccacggctctcagccccgccccactcgtcacatatactTTCTAGCATAcaaatatagtatttattattttattttaatttaaaaaaaaattttgtagttaaagaaatagttttagTATAGTTTTTATAGTTGTAGTTAAGAATAACCACACTGATTTAGTGTGAAAGTGTATTTCGATTTGTGTTTTGAGTAAATTGGTGTTTTTATTAGTTGACATTGGTGCAAAACCAAAATACTAAACTAGTCTGTTAGTCCTGCATATCGCTtgcatatatacataaacattgcAGCCagtttctctgtttttctaaagGGAGAACTCCATGTGTCTAAGCTGTTCCACCACCCCTGTATCCTCCCGTACAAGAGTGTCTTCATCGCTGAGAATGAACTGTGGGTGATCACACCCTTCATGGCCTACGGTTAGCTGAGACATTCTCTATCAACTATTTCAAGTCCAAACTGCTCATAGTAGCAGTTGTAAATGTGTTTTGTCTACCGATCCTTTGTGTTCCTCTTCTCCATCAGGATCAGCACGAGACTTGCTCAGTATACATTTTACTGATGGTTTGAGTGAGCAGACAATTGCCTACATCCTGCTGGGTGTGCTGAGAGCGCTGGAGTACATCCATCAGATGGGCTACGTTCACCGGTGAGGAACACTTCTACACTCatgatttgttgttattattagtagtCAAACAGGTTAATTATTCAACAACCACACCAGACTGTCAGCCTGATGTCTTTAATGTAGGTGCTACAAGAATACTGAAGTATATATTCTCATCTCTTTAGTAGTGTGAAGGCAAGCCACATCCTGATTTCAGCAGATGGACAGGTGTATCTGTCCGGTCTTCGGAGTATCTTCAGCCTGATCCGTCATGGTCAGAGAACACGTGTTGTGCACGACTTTCCTCAGTACAGTGTTAAAGTACTACCTTGGCTCAGTCCAGAGGTTCTGCAGCAAGTATGTTTGAAATATACCTCCGATCTCAAGTTTGGAGTCTGTAAAagattcttttaaattgtaataatattccataacattttttgctaaaaataaatgcagcctttatacACATATTAGagactttttgtattttttattaaaacatctttctgaccccaaacgtttAAACTGTACTGTATACTGACTATATAATACATTGgaaattatattatgtatatatatatgtaaattataGAATCTTCAGGGATATGACTTCCGCTCAGACATTTACAGTTTGGGCATCACTGCATGTGAGCTAGCTAATGGACACGTGCCCTTCAAAGACATGCCTGCTACACAGGTGAGGCAAACACTTGCTTTTTTTATCAATCTCTTTTTGCTTTCCCTCCTTTATATCTTGCTTGATTTAACTTGATAAACTATCTCTTTGCCTATAACAGATGTTGTTAGAGAAGTTGAACGGTACAGTCCCCTGCCTGCTGGACACCACTACCATCCCCCCTGAAGAACTGAGCATGAAACCGTCCCGCTCTGGGGCTGACTCTGGGATCTGTGAGGGCCCCGGCGTCGGTGGAGCTCGCCACACAAACGGAGAACCTTCTTCCTCCTCCGGTGGAAACCCGTACAGCAGAACATTCAGCTCTCACTTTCATGCCTTCGTGGAACTTTGTCTACAGAGAGATCCTGAGAAAAGGTAAATAACACTCTACTCTttgtgatttatatttatttttaaagaaataattcaaaaTTCTATCATTCACACACCATCccatcattccaaacctatatgattttctttgtttttctggaacacaaaaagagaaagtTTGGGAACAGACTGACCACTCATTACTTTataattagtgctgggcaacaattaaacatttttatcgcgattaatcgcattattGTCTGCTATgaattgcaattaatcgcattgttatgcacaactaataatgcattcaaaagtagtgtattgtgcacttttttcatttaaagtatgcctactgctatatgaacaaaagtggaataacatttggtttgcaaggTAATAACAAGGtgttttttacagcagtgttgcttttacatagtagcagttaaaatatttattgttacctaaatctcaacttataacattaatgtaatgaaattaaatataaaacaagccgtTTATCACTGCCAGGacgtttttattgaaaatattttatagtttgttatagaaaaacaagttatgctcagagtccagagcctcgatcataacattataacaggcatcttcctattagagacctgtaCGATCATGGGACCCATCACAGCAGAGTGCGGCgcaggacaacacttgatgggtgggtagagactcgtgtgtgcgggATGTAGaggaataattagggtgtgctcacactaggtaTTCTTAACCGTGCCGGAGCGcattcgtttgactagtgtgatccttctgtttagcagtccctggctcagTTGGATCCGgcgcggttcagttatatatagatcagtcagtgtgagcgctaactgcACCGGAGTGCTTCTGATATGTGCTGCATGATatatttctgagcggcaaaagcgatacatctgtaaagcaatatattgtgcgAGGGCCGTTTGTTACCGTGTCCCAtaagactcaaaataataaaccacaaagttaacaaaacgattcactccactgtgttgagtgAGATcgtttctctgctgtcttcacgtgctatcagaaacttcctatttccagcttataaagtcatgattatgagctcgttgcattcttttctgtaaaaaaataaccgtggacagtggtttgtgaatgttgatgcttagccttaataatttgatcgggagcatcccctcctgtgacccatgatttgtctgtattaGCACACGATAAAATAATTGtcgttaatcaattaatgcattaatgtgataatgcgttaacttgcccagccctatttataatgaaagtgaatggggatcAAGGCTGCTGAGCTTCAAACTATAAATAACTGTAGCAAAAACGTTTCACAAAAGTAATGTATACTTTAATcccttgttttttttgtgtatacTTTTGTGTATAATGTATACTTTTGTGGTGTAATAAATAGACTAAAAGTATGTTGTTATGTCTTCCCACAGACCCTCTGCCagctctctgattggccattccTTCTTCAAACAGGTGAGTCTTATCTTCTTATTAATTTTATAACGTTAACActgttgttttcccatttattaatGTGAGGCTGATTTGAAACAGTCTgcattgtataaagcgctatatcaATAAATGCAACTTGACTCAATGCATTGTTGTGGTCTATATAACGTTTTAACATTGTAGATAAAGCGCAGATCATCTGAGGCTCTTCCTGAGCTTCTGCGTCCAGTTTCTCCAATCAGCAGCTTAGACTGCATGCAGCCTCAGGATTCGCCCACTGGACTGGCCAGTCTGGAGTCTGATCTCAGCCAGCTGGATGTGGATGACTGGGACTTTTGACATTAAACGGATGAGAAATGAAGAGATGATGGACTGGATGATTTTGAGGGTGGTGTTGTTTTGGTTGTGTTTTAAGGGAGAAAAAGGGAAGGCTGGTGCTATGTGAATGTGAGCTTCAAAGATGTTACAAGAGACCCTGGAATGTTTCTTGTCGTCTTTTGTGATTTGTGTATATCACTGAAACTACAATGATAGACTATAAACAGAGAAATGAAAAACCAGCAGCCTTCATAGCCTTGCTAATGTATTCAGAAGCATGAACTGAAGCAAACTCTTACAGACTGGCCATGTGACAATGGTTATCACTCGAGGCTACCAAAACCTGAACTAATGACACTCTATGAATGTCTACCAGCTTACAGCAACACAGGTTCACAATAGAATTCCCATGTGTCCTAGATATTTGTCCAGTGAAGCATAAAGTGCTGTCAGTAAAGTCAACCTAAGCACAGCAGTATTCAAAATACAGATGGATTGTGGGGATTAAAACTATCAACGTCTCAGAGTTTCTTCCTCCAACAGAAATATGCTAGAGgacaagatttatttttttatctgctcTCTGGTGTAgttattacttttaaaatattagttgcaTTTCTGCTGAGATTCATTTCTGTTCTTGGCATATGTTACAGGAGTATTTTCAGCATATTTACCTCTCAGTGAAATGGAATAAATGTTGTAACTGTACAAATATCAAACCTTGTTTGCTGTTTTTACCAATGTTGTTTGATACATTACACCCCATTTTGAAAAACAGCTTCTGCAATAAAGATTTCTCTTTATAATATTCCGTTTATAATAGGGAATGCACTGATCAGTTTTACAAACAAGTTGATAATTATTTCCATGTTATGGCCGACAACCAATGAATGACATATTAGAATTCCATACTATTGCCTAAATTATCTGCTTAAATCTGTTtaagattatatttaataatgttaaaaaataatgtttttacagatCAACTTTATCTTTGCCATCATCTAACAAAACTCACTTAACCTCTCCAATACAAATATATTGACATTCACACCAACCACACCACACTGGTATGTCATCTGTAATCATTAAATACTCTAGTTCTTCAATGccagatggattctgattggctgtcaatatttTTAGCCTTCATCAGCcgaaattaattacaattatattgtTTCTTTGTGTCATTATCACTATAGTTGTTGTGTGGGTTTTCCCACCTCATAGAATTATTAaaaattgattattaaaacttCAGTTATAAATCTTATCCAGGGAGATTTcttaaaagcatgtttatttcaaAGGTTTAGAAACATTTATAACTCTGAATGACAAGCGAAACACAGAAGGGGAGGCGGTGTGGTTCTAGTCATCCTCATCTGAGGGAGGCTGGTCAGCGGCTGCCTGCTGTTTCTGCATCTTAGCCATGAGCTCTGAGGGAAAACAAAATACactacaaataaatgtattgttattaattTCATAGTATATATGATATTGGTGAGTGAAAGGATCAGGGGTCTATGAATTGTCCAAACCTATTCCAGGTATTTGTGATTAATGCAAAAGACTGTTAGCCTCAAATTACACCTTtttaaaaggggggggggggtcagtaaGACACccacttattttttaaataatgtttgtggaatccatgatacatttttccaggaacattataaatgtctttaatcttAGTtctgatcaattcaatgcatccttgctgaataaaggtattaatttctttcccaaaaaatctaactgaccccaaacctttgaatggtaatgtatgttGTGTTCAATTCAAGGTTTTATAAATAGATGAGCACCTTTGGCAGGGTTGAACACGCCATTGGTCTGCTGGTTACAAACGTAACAGCGCTTAGATTTGCGGTAGTGCTGGAGAGCACAGGCCTCGCAGAAGTAGTGCCGGCATCTGGAAAACAAAGACATTACACTTCTTAATTGAGAATATGAGAATGTGTTACAATGACATGCAAACACAAtgtcaaatgatttaaatatgatGTATAGAGGCTGAAGCAAAATAATGGGGATGTGTTGCTTTGGTAAGAGGAGTTAATATAATTTGCAATTCAAACTGGACATGGCTTAGTGTAGCACTCACTTTGTGATAATGGGGTTTTTAAACGTCTCTCTACAAATGAAACACTTGAAAGGAAGATCTTCTTCATCGCTGCTCACTTCATAGTTCTCCTCATCTGTGAGATAAACAATATGTCAGAAAGCAAACAAAAGAAACTAAATGTCTTCAAAGACCTGTAACTAAAGATGGCTCACCGTTTGCCCCGTATCGTCCTTCTTCCAGCTCTCGCTCAATCTGCCAGCCGTGCTTATAGTCAGAGCGGTCGTGAAGAAACTTACAGCTGTctgagaataaaaataaaatatgtttgtttctGCCATGGGTGTTCACATGAACCTCTAAAGAATGACAAACAGAGAGGAAAACTGTTGCTTACTCACCTCCAAACCCACAGAAGCCAGTCTCTTTATAGTCTTTGCAAATGTCAGGCTGGTAATCCCATCGTACTGTGGCCCTCAGGTGCTCAGGTGCTCTGATTGGTCCTTTCCTATCACATACAAGACATTATGGATCAGTTAAACATTGTGTGTCCTCAAAAGCCGATGGAGTCTCAGCGAACAGGTTCAGCGGCTCATTTCTACTGACTCACCTGACCATACCAGAGGAAGCGTTGCCCATGGTGGAGTCCTtgggtttaatgtatttgtggtaGTTGTTGATGCCGCGATAAATTTTATCGTCTTCTTTACCAGTGAGCTCCTAGAAATAAAATACAGGCATGCCACTGAATGAACAGATTGTGATTTGTTGACACCCAAAcaacatgtgaccctggaccacaaaaccagtcttaagcggctggggtatgtttgtagcaatagccaaaatacattgtatgggtcaaaattattgatttttctgtcatgccaaaaatcattagaatattaagtaaagatcatgttcaatgaagatattttgtaaatttcctactgtaaatatatcaaaacttaatttttttgattagtaatatgcattgctaagagcttcatttggacaacttttttgcaacctcagattttcaaatagttgtatctcagccaaatattgtccgatcctaataaaccatacatcaactgAATTATGGTCATTTTGTCTTTGGTCTCCTGCTTAATATATTCTTTTTGAaaagacacaagggtgagtaaatgatgacaaaatgtataatttttgggtgaactaggcCTTTAAAAGCAGGTTTATCCTAATATCTGTTGAATTACTACAAGATTGTTTCCACATGCTTTTATAAGTCACACAAAGGTGGCTCGACTAAATAACTGAACTGATGGTTATCTTCTGAAGATATATTTATAACTGAAAGAGTGAATCTTCATTAAACAATTGTGAAACTCAAACACTGTTTTTCTGTGCACTGCTGTAAAGCCGTTTAGATGCAATCTGCATTGTAAAGCGCATTATATGAATAAATTTGAATTTACAATATTGGTGCTTGTTATTGCTGTTCATTGTACCTCCTGGACCT
The sequence above is a segment of the Carassius carassius chromosome 9, fCarCar2.1, whole genome shotgun sequence genome. Coding sequences within it:
- the strada gene encoding STE20-related kinase adapter protein alpha, giving the protein MGSFLPDNSAYELRTVIGRGLENLMTVNLARCKPTGEYVAIRRIDLDSCTNDMVNYLQGELHVSKLFHHPCILPYKSVFIAENELWVITPFMAYGSARDLLSIHFTDGLSEQTIAYILLGVLRALEYIHQMGYVHRSVKASHILISADGQVYLSGLRSIFSLIRHGQRTRVVHDFPQYSVKVLPWLSPEVLQQNLQGYDFRSDIYSLGITACELANGHVPFKDMPATQMLLEKLNGTVPCLLDTTTIPPEELSMKPSRSGADSGICEGPGVGGARHTNGEPSSSSGGNPYSRTFSSHFHAFVELCLQRDPEKRPSASSLIGHSFFKQIKRRSSEALPELLRPVSPISSLDCMQPQDSPTGLASLESDLSQLDVDDWDF
- the rnf113a gene encoding E3 ubiquitin-protein ligase RNF113A, with protein sequence MAESEEPKTTCKFLFKKSNKTFSARKRNASDSDKDRSSGEEGSAVVRKKKAAVANPMIQKTKKVEREEVSSSESEEEKEDKNVTVSYKSTRSAKPEGPDDMGATALYQLDTERDKDAQAIFERSQKVQEELTGKEDDKIYRGINNYHKYIKPKDSTMGNASSGMVRKGPIRAPEHLRATVRWDYQPDICKDYKETGFCGFGDSCKFLHDRSDYKHGWQIERELEEGRYGANDEENYEVSSDEEDLPFKCFICRETFKNPIITKCRHYFCEACALQHYRKSKRCYVCNQQTNGVFNPAKELMAKMQKQQAAADQPPSDEDD